The following is a genomic window from Flavobacterium sp..
GATGAATTAGAATGGGCTATGACACAAATGGAAAACGGAAAAACTGTTGCCGATTTTTCAGGAAGAGAAGCCGTTGTTTTTTCAATTTTCAAAAGACTTAATTTTATCAATCAACACAAAATGAATCCGATACCCGTTTGTGAAATTTCAAAAAAAACAAAATATTTATCTAATTAATTGACAAATATTTACTTTTTTTCGTAACTTTGAGTATATGTTATAAGTAAAGTAATTTTAAAAATTATGATTAAATTATGTGTCGCAGATAGTTTTCCAGTCGTAACTGAAGGATTACAATCATATTTCCAAGGTAACTCAAAAGCTGAAATTGTAGGGACTGCTAAAAACTTAGAATCACTTCTTGTGTTTTTAGATAGCAGAAGATGTGATATTTTACTTCTTGACGTAGAATTTGATGGCTTATCAAGTATTAGAGATATAAAAAGTTTACTCAAAGACTTTACAGCCACTAAAATTATTCTTTTCACAAACGTTTCTGAACAAATGTATGCGCCAACCGCTATTAAAGCAGGTGTTTCTGCATATGTTTCTAAAAAATCAAACTTAAAAGAACTAGAAGCTACTATTTTAAAAGTGGCTGAAGGTAAAGTTGTTTTTAGTGACACTGTTAAGAAAAGCATTGAAATGCTTAGTAAAGGAAAAAAATCTGAACGCTTATTTAAAAAATTATCTACTAGAGAAATTGAAGTGCTTCGTTACTTAAATGATGGTAAAAAAAATAAAGAAGTAGCACAAATTCTTGGGTTAGATGAAAAAACAATTAGCACCTATAAACTACGTTTATTAGCGAAGCTTAATGTTACCAATTTAGTAGATTTATTGAAAAAAGCGAAAGATTTGGATGTGATTTAAAAACATCCAAATCTTTTATTTTTTAAAATAATCCGTTCTCACCCTTTTTATAGTATTGCTTATTTCAGTCTTTAACTTAACGTAGTCGGAAACTTCTTCTTTAATTGAGTTTCTTATTAATTCATCATCGTTATTGAGAAAATCTTGCATCAAGTTATTCATTAGTTTTTGAAGCAAGAATTCTCTATATGTATATAAAGTTTGAATTGTATGTTCCTTTACTTGAGAGTCATCATCTTTTGATTTAACAAATACTTGCTTTTTCTCTAGCCAACCATCCAAAGTATATTTTTCATCTTCCATCTGAATATCGGCAATAATATTTTCATATTTTCCATCTGACTCAGCAATAAATTCACTTCTATCAAAAACACCTTTTGTTAAAAAGGTTTCCAATATTCTTTTAGCTAAATCTTTAAAAATTTCATCTGAAAACTCTACTTCATCTTCTTGTAAATTCAAATAAATTTTTTCAAAAACTCTAATTTTTCTTTTTTCTGCTACTGGCTTAACCTCTCCGTCTTCATTGGGCCTTAAAAAAATATCTTCTATTTCAATAATTCTATCACCATGTTTAATTAAAATCCCAAGAATACTCCTTTCTATCAAAGAAGAAATCTCTACACTTGTCAAAACATTTGACGAAACATTATCACTTTTTACAACTTCAAATGCTTTTTGCTCTTCTTTATATTGTTTATTTGCTTCCGATAAATCCTTTTTGACTAATTGTGCTAAGGTATTAAATAGTACATCTTCAGAAATGTCCATAATTCGAGAACATTCCTTGATATAGACTTCGCGTTTGATTCGGTCTGGAATTTTAGAAATACTAACTACCATATCACGAATTAAATCGGCCTTTTTAATCGGATCATTCTTAGCTTCTTGAATCAATAAAGACGCTTTAAACTGAATGAAATCTTTTGCATTTTCCTCGAAATACAACTGCAAATCGTCATACGATGTTTTTCGAGCAAAACTATCTGGGTCATCGCCATCAGGAAACGTACATACTTTTACATTCATTCCTGCTTCCAAAATCAAATCAATTCCTCGAATCGAAGCACGAAGTCCAGCTGCATCACCATCAAAAAGGACGGTAATATTAGGCGTTAAACGATTGATTAAACGAATTTGATCAGGCGTTAAAGCCGTTCCAGAAGACGCAACTACGTTTTCAATTCCGGCTTGATGCATTTGTATAACATCAGTATAACCTTCTACCAAAAAACAATTGTTCAATTTAGCGATGGATTGCTTCGCATGAAAAATTCCGTATAAAACTTTACTCTTGTGGTAAATATCACTTTCAGGTGAATTGAGGTATTTAGCTGCTTTTTTATCATTGGTCAAAATACGACCTCCAAAACCTAACACACGACCACTCATACTATGAATAGGAAACATCACACGACCTTTGAATCGGTCAAATTGTTTATCTTCTTTTACAATAGAAAGTCCGGTTTTGTCTAAATAATCTAACTTATAACCTTTACCGAGTGCTTCTTTGGTAAAAGCATCCCACGTTTCTGGCGAATATCCTAAACCGAATTTTTTA
Proteins encoded in this region:
- a CDS encoding response regulator transcription factor, with protein sequence MIKLCVADSFPVVTEGLQSYFQGNSKAEIVGTAKNLESLLVFLDSRRCDILLLDVEFDGLSSIRDIKSLLKDFTATKIILFTNVSEQMYAPTAIKAGVSAYVSKKSNLKELEATILKVAEGKVVFSDTVKKSIEMLSKGKKSERLFKKLSTREIEVLRYLNDGKKNKEVAQILGLDEKTISTYKLRLLAKLNVTNLVDLLKKAKDLDVI
- the dnaG gene encoding DNA primase — encoded protein: MISKDTIEKVFETARVEEVIGDFVQLKRAGSNLKGLSPFVNEKSPSFMVSPVKQIWKDFSSGKGGNAVTFLMEHEHFTYPEAIKYLAVKYNIEIEETVQSDEDVAQANEKESMYLVSEFAQKYFHHILLETEEGKAIGLSYFKERGFTSDTIKKFGLGYSPETWDAFTKEALGKGYKLDYLDKTGLSIVKEDKQFDRFKGRVMFPIHSMSGRVLGFGGRILTNDKKAAKYLNSPESDIYHKSKVLYGIFHAKQSIAKLNNCFLVEGYTDVIQMHQAGIENVVASSGTALTPDQIRLINRLTPNITVLFDGDAAGLRASIRGIDLILEAGMNVKVCTFPDGDDPDSFARKTSYDDLQLYFEENAKDFIQFKASLLIQEAKNDPIKKADLIRDMVVSISKIPDRIKREVYIKECSRIMDISEDVLFNTLAQLVKKDLSEANKQYKEEQKAFEVVKSDNVSSNVLTSVEISSLIERSILGILIKHGDRIIEIEDIFLRPNEDGEVKPVAEKRKIRVFEKIYLNLQEDEVEFSDEIFKDLAKRILETFLTKGVFDRSEFIAESDGKYENIIADIQMEDEKYTLDGWLEKKQVFVKSKDDDSQVKEHTIQTLYTYREFLLQKLMNNLMQDFLNNDDELIRNSIKEEVSDYVKLKTEISNTIKRVRTDYFKK